In the Pyramidobacter porci genome, GGAGATCCTGAGCCGCCTCGACTGTCCCGAGAAGATGGGCGTGTGCCTCGACACCTGTCACGTCTATTCGGCCGGCTACGACATCGCCGGCGATCTCGACGGCGTGCTCGACCGTTTCGATCGTATCGTGGGGCTGAAGCGGCTGCGCGCTTTGCACCTCAACGACAGCATAACGCCATTCGGCAGCCGCAAGGACCGCCACGAGAAGCTCGGCAAGGGCAGCCTCGGCCTTGCCGCTTTTGCGGCGCTGGTTGTCCATCCGGCCCTGGCGGGGCTGCCCATGTGCCTGGAAACGCCGCAGGATTCCCTCTCCGGCTGGGCGGCCGAAATTGCCCGGCTGCGGGCGTTTGCCGCCCGATGAACTCCACAGGACGCTTGGCCGGCGTCCTGTTTTTTGTCGAGAAAAGTCGGGGCAAGGAACGGCGAAAATGTTTTTCTAATACAGAAAATGGTTCATTGACAACATTAAGTTTGTTATGAAATAATAAAAGCGCAGTTGAATTGTTTTCTCATCCGGAAATCGAACAAAAAAGGAGGCGTATTCATGGATCAGAACAAAGGGAAAAGCACCTTGCAGGTCCTTCTCGGCGCGGCGTTTCTGATGGCGACGTCGGCCATCGGTCCGGGATTTTTGACGCAGACGACGGTCTTCACGCGGCAGCTCTTGGCTTCGGCGGCTTTCGCCATCGCCGTGACGATCGTGGTGACGGCGGTCGTACAGCTCAACATCTGGCGCATCATCTGCGTCTCGAAGCTGCGCGCCCAGGACGTGGCCAATCGGGTCATTCCCGGCCTGGGGTATCTGCTCGCCTTCGCCGTAGCGCTCGGCGGCCTGGCGTTCAACGTCGGCAACGTCGGCGGCGCGGCGCTGGGGCTGAACACGATGATCGGGCTCAACGTGCAGGTCGGCGCGGCCGTCAGCGCGGCGATCGCCGTTTTCATCTTCCTCAACAGGGATCTCGGCAAGGCGATGGACCGCTTCACGCAGCTGCTCGGCTTCCTGATGATCGCGCTGATGCTCTACGTGGCGTTCAAGGCCGCGCCGCCGGTGGCTCTGGCGGCGAAAGAGACGGTGATGCCGAGCACGGTCAACTGGATGATCATCCTGACGCTGATCGGCGGCACGGTGGGCGGCTACATCTCCTTCTCCGGCGCGCATCGCCTCATCGACGCGGGCGTGTACGACGTGCGCGACGCGACGAAGAGCGCCGTGAACGGCATCGTCGTCACGTCGATCATGCGTATTCTGCTGTTCCTTGCCGTGCTCGGCGTGGTTTACGTGGCAGCCGGACAGCCGGCGGTAGTGCTCGACGCGGCCAACCCCGCCGCCGACGCCTTCCGCAAGGGCGCCGGCGAGGTCGGCTACCGCATGTTCGGCGTGGTGCTGTGGGCCGCGGGCGTGACCTCGGTGATCGGCGCCTCCTACACCTCCGTGTCGTTCCTGCGTTCGCTGTTCGCCGCGGTGGACCGCAACTACCGCTGGTGGATGATCGGCTTCATCTGCGCCTCGACGGCGATCAACATTTTCATCGCCCGCCCGGTGGCGCTGCTGATCGTGGCCGGCTCGATCAACGGGCTGATCCTGCCGCTGGCGCTGGCTTCGATCCTGCTCGGCGCGTACAAGAAAGACGTGGTCGGCCCGGAGTACCGTCATCCGGCGTGGCTGACGGGAGCCGGCTGGGTCGTGGTCGCTTTCACGCTGTGGATGGGCGTGAAGGCGCTGCCCAACATTATGAAGATCTTCTCGTAGCGAATAACGACGGAAGGACGCCGGAGCGCGCTCCGGCCTGGGGAGATTTTTCGGCAAGGAGGCGGTTCCATGGAAGCGAAGATCCTGCCGGCCGGCGAGACGTGTCTGTTCGTCGACTTCGGCGAGGTGATCGACCTGGCGGTGAACGGCCGCGTGCAGGCGCTGGCGCGGGAGCTCTCCGAGCGGCCGTTCCGCGGCATGAAAGAATTGGTGCCGACGTACCGTTCGCTGTCGGTCTATTTCGATCCGCAGTCGGTCGATCTGCCGGCGCTGCGCAAGCGGCTTGAGGCCGAGCTGGCCAACCCCTCTGCCGCGGAGCGAAGGGAGAGGCGCGAAGTGCGCGTGCCGGTCTGTTTCGGCGGCGAGTTCGGCCCCGATCTGGGCGAGGTAGCCGCGCACACCGGCCTGACGGAAGAGGAAGTGGTGAAGCGCTACTGCGATTCGCCGCTCTACTGTTACATGAACGGTTTCACGCCGGGATTTCCCTATCTGGGCGGCATGGATCCGTCGCTGACCACACCGCGGCTGAAGACGCCGCGCGAGCTGATCCCCGCCAACAGCGTCGCCATCGGCGGCGCGCAGGCCGGCGCCTATTCGATCGCCAGCCCCGGCGGCTGGCGCATCATCGGCCGCGTCCCCTACGACCTTTACGATCCGCGGCGCGATCCGGCCGTAGCGATCACGTCGGGACTGTGGGTAAAGTTCTACCCGGTCGGCAACGAACGGTACGCGGAAATCCAGACGCAGATCAAAAGCGGCGAATACCGCATCGAATACGCGGAAAGGGAGGCGAGCGCATGAAGCTGATCGTCGAACGCGCCGGCGCCCTCACCACCGTGCAGGATCTGGGACGCTGGGGCCATCAGGCTCTCGGCATGCCCGTCAGCGGCGCGATGGACGCGCCGGCGCTGGCGCGTGGCAATCTCTTGCTCGGCAATCCCGTCGGCGCGGCGGCGCTGGAAGTGACTGTGATGGGGCCGCTGATTCGCTTCGCCGGCGAAGGCTGCGTCGCCGTCGCCGGCGGCGACCTAAGCCCGCAGCTGAACGGCGCGCCTCTGCCGATGTGGACGGCCGTCGCCGTGAAAGACGGCGACCGGCTCGGCTT is a window encoding:
- a CDS encoding NRAMP family divalent metal transporter; translation: MDQNKGKSTLQVLLGAAFLMATSAIGPGFLTQTTVFTRQLLASAAFAIAVTIVVTAVVQLNIWRIICVSKLRAQDVANRVIPGLGYLLAFAVALGGLAFNVGNVGGAALGLNTMIGLNVQVGAAVSAAIAVFIFLNRDLGKAMDRFTQLLGFLMIALMLYVAFKAAPPVALAAKETVMPSTVNWMIILTLIGGTVGGYISFSGAHRLIDAGVYDVRDATKSAVNGIVVTSIMRILLFLAVLGVVYVAAGQPAVVLDAANPAADAFRKGAGEVGYRMFGVVLWAAGVTSVIGASYTSVSFLRSLFAAVDRNYRWWMIGFICASTAINIFIARPVALLIVAGSINGLILPLALASILLGAYKKDVVGPEYRHPAWLTGAGWVVVAFTLWMGVKALPNIMKIFS
- the pxpB gene encoding 5-oxoprolinase subunit PxpB, whose amino-acid sequence is MEAKILPAGETCLFVDFGEVIDLAVNGRVQALARELSERPFRGMKELVPTYRSLSVYFDPQSVDLPALRKRLEAELANPSAAERRERREVRVPVCFGGEFGPDLGEVAAHTGLTEEEVVKRYCDSPLYCYMNGFTPGFPYLGGMDPSLTTPRLKTPRELIPANSVAIGGAQAGAYSIASPGGWRIIGRVPYDLYDPRRDPAVAITSGLWVKFYPVGNERYAEIQTQIKSGEYRIEYAEREASA